In one window of Shewanella goraebulensis DNA:
- a CDS encoding HlyD family secretion protein, which yields MTDKNKEVSSTEVVAQTEEAQAQVEQASTADTPADKAKNQKIRKVTNIILIVVCFLFVFHLIADRYIPSTDLGRIRGFVVPITPQVSGEVIEITASANTLIREGEVLARINPKDYEIALFTAQQNVTQAGQNMGALTANVTAAKAKVANAEANYTNAKVQSKRIFTMVEQNVMSQADADNARAELASAEAGVAAANADLAKAEERLGSEGENNTAVKSALLALEQAELNLARTEIKAPTDGVASNFRLKEGFYANAGQPVMTFISSEDVWIEANFRENSIGNMKPGDKVEFALDYAPGKVFTGKVAYIDYGVDWGQNEQTGKLAQTTGQTGWLRQSQRFPVTIVFDEDEAKGLRRVGGQADVMVYTKESSVMNLFGKFWIRLVSWFSYVR from the coding sequence GAGGCTCAAGCCCAAGTCGAACAAGCTTCTACTGCTGATACCCCAGCAGATAAAGCAAAGAATCAAAAAATTCGTAAAGTCACCAATATCATTTTAATCGTGGTGTGTTTTTTATTTGTTTTTCACCTTATTGCTGACAGATATATTCCTTCTACAGATTTAGGTCGTATACGTGGTTTTGTGGTGCCAATTACTCCTCAGGTTTCTGGTGAAGTGATTGAGATTACTGCCTCTGCGAATACATTAATTCGAGAAGGTGAAGTACTGGCACGGATTAATCCAAAAGATTATGAAATAGCACTGTTTACTGCACAGCAAAATGTGACTCAAGCAGGGCAGAATATGGGAGCATTAACAGCTAATGTGACCGCTGCAAAAGCTAAAGTTGCTAATGCTGAAGCTAACTACACCAACGCTAAAGTGCAATCAAAACGTATTTTTACAATGGTTGAGCAAAATGTGATGTCGCAGGCTGATGCGGATAATGCCCGCGCAGAATTAGCCAGTGCAGAAGCCGGTGTTGCGGCGGCAAATGCTGACTTAGCCAAAGCAGAGGAACGTTTAGGTTCAGAAGGTGAAAATAACACTGCCGTTAAATCTGCATTATTAGCACTTGAACAAGCAGAGCTTAATTTGGCGAGAACTGAAATTAAAGCACCAACTGACGGTGTAGCCTCTAATTTTCGTTTAAAAGAGGGGTTTTACGCTAATGCAGGGCAACCTGTTATGACGTTTATTTCGTCTGAAGATGTGTGGATTGAAGCAAACTTTAGAGAGAACAGCATTGGTAACATGAAGCCTGGCGATAAAGTGGAGTTTGCGTTGGATTATGCTCCTGGCAAGGTATTTACCGGTAAAGTCGCTTACATCGACTATGGTGTTGACTGGGGCCAAAACGAGCAAACAGGCAAACTTGCACAAACAACTGGTCAAACAGGATGGTTAAGGCAGTCTCAACGTTTCCCTGTGACCATTGTATTTGATGAAGATGAAGCGAAAGGTTTGCGCCGAGTAGGCGGCCAAGCTGACGTAATGGTTTATACCAAAGAGAGCTCAGTTATGAACTTATTTGGTA